The proteins below are encoded in one region of Hordeum vulgare subsp. vulgare chromosome 3H, MorexV3_pseudomolecules_assembly, whole genome shotgun sequence:
- the LOC123443351 gene encoding factor of DNA methylation 1-like translates to MDLDMDDYIDPYEEAEAEAAAEAAGVTGPVAASAEEESDGEDDSEAESDYEEKSYGLLKSGNHRVRNPDGTFRCPFCPGKKKQDYKLKDLLQHADGIGVSSKHRRHGRERAFHRAFARFVRADPSFAQELSTIVGIPGATVTPTANADATDKGKAISNGHTSGSTPVAVAEGPPQGGEEKFAWPWCGILAAGAGFNAENFADRVAMFSPEDIVPLVFDDTEMSECFAIVRFSPGWGGFSDALALENQFSVNKLGKNEWEARSSCGGAVDGEENVIGEVKVYGWVAREVDYTAGGLVGRYLRKHTDIKTIDEITKTQREPMGKIVASLATQLETKNQYLQDLETKKNATEFSIARLEQDNRRLHEAYNEEMRKLHRKARDNALRIFQDNENLKLEIENSKREMTLRAKKLEKLSAENANDRKKLAELSDEKQKAKDDKSELELASIEQQRNDLDILKLVEDQKREKEDALARMLELEKELHEKRELELEVTRLNGTLQVMKHLEGDDDGDIHDKMEKLSEKLEHERKRLEELSGELVKKERESNDELQEARKELIAGLEDMLSGRTAIGIKRMGELDERPFQNACRRKYGNNDYETSAAELVSSWQEEIKKPTWQPYKFVKAEDGTDKEVVNDEDPRLKQLWIEYGDDVCNAVKTALSEVNEYNASGRYVVSELWNFRKNRKATMKEVLRFIFQQMEVPGKRRRG, encoded by the exons ATGGATCTCGACATGGACGACTACATAGACCCCTACGAGGAGGCCGAGGCCGAGGCCGCCGCAGAAGCCGCCGGCGTGACCGGCCCAGTCGCCGCATCCGCGGAAGAGGAGTCGGACGGCGAGGACGACTCGGAGGCCGAGAGCGACTACGAGGAGAAGTCCTACGGCCTTCTCAAGTCCGGCAACCACCGGGTGCGCAACCCGGACGGTACCTTCCGCTGCCCCTTCTGCCCcggcaagaagaagcaggactacAAGCTCAAGGACCTCCTCCAGCACGCCGACGGCATCGGCGTCTCCAGCAAGCACCGCCGCCACGGACGGGAGCGTGCCTTCCACCGTGCTTTTGCCCGCTTTGTCCGCGCCGACCCATCCTTTGCGCAGGAGCTCTCCACTATCGTTGGGATTCCGGGTGCCACTGTCACTCCCACTGCTAATGCAGATGCCACTGACAAAGGAAAGGCCATTTCCAATGGCCACACCAGTGGATCCACTCCTGTGGCAGTGGCTGAGGGACCACCACAGGGTGGCGAAGAGAAGTTTGCTTGGCCATGGTGTGGAATTCTTGCAGCCGGTGCAGGGTTCAATGCTGAAAACTTTGCAGATAGAGTGGCCATGTTTAGCCCAGAAGACATTGTGCCTTTAGTTTTCGATGATACAGAAATGTCGGAGTGCTTTGCAATTGTGCGGTTTAGTCCTGGCTGGGGTGGATTTAGTGACGCTCTCGCACTTGAAAACCAATTCAGTGTGAATAAGCTTGGGAAGAATGAATGGGAAGCAAGGAGCAGTTGTGGTGGTGCTGTCGACGGAGAGGAGAACGTGATTGGTGAGGTCAAGGTTTATGGTTGGGTTGCCCGAGAGGTGGACTACACTGCTGGGGGTCTGGTGGGAAGATACTTGAGGAAGCATACCGACATTAAGACCATAGATGAGATTACCAAGACTCAGAGGGAGCCAATGGGGAAGATTGTGGCATCACTGGCAACTCAGCTCGAGACAAAGAACCAATACTTGCAGGATCTGGAGACAAAGAAGAATGCAACAGAATTCTCCATTGCAAGGCTTGAGCAAGATAATAGGAGGTTGCATGAGGCATATAATGAAG AAATGCGCAAGCTGCATCGCAAGGCTCGTGACAATGCTCTGAGGATTTTCCAGGACAATGAAAATTTGAAGCTTGAAATAGAAAATAGCAAGAGAGAAATGACTTTGCGTGCTAAGAAGCTGGAGAAATTGTCAGCTGAGAATGCCAACGACAGGAAAAAACTTGCAGAACTTTCTGATGAGAAACAAAAG GCAAAAGACGATAAAAGTGAACTTGAGCTGGCAAGTATAGAGCAGCAGAGGAATGATTTAGATATTTTGAAGCTAGTCGAGGACCAGAAG AGGGAAAAGGAGGATGCCCTCGCAAGAATGCTTGAGCTGGAAAAAGAGCTGCATGAGAAACGGGAACTTGAGCTCGAAGTGACGCGATTGAATGGCACACTCCAAGTGATGAAACATTTGGAGGGAGATGATGATGGGGATATTCATGACAAGATGGAGAAGCTTAGTGAAAAGCTGGAGCATGAAAGGAAACGCCTGGAAGAGCTGAGTGGAGAGCTGGTGAAGAAAGAGCGTGAAAGTAATGACGAGTTACAGGAGGCCCGGAAAGAACTGATAGCG GGTTTGGAGGACATGCTCAGCGGGCGGACAGCTATTGGTATCAAAAGGATGGGCGAACTTGATGAGAGGCCTTTTCAGAATGCATGCAGGCGAAAATATGGAAATAATGATTACGAGACGAGCGCAGCAGAGCTGGTCTCGAGTTGGCAGGAGGAAATAAAGAAGCCAACCTGGCAGCCTTATAAGTTTGTTAAGGCTGAAGACGGAACTGACAAG GAAGTTGTAAATGATGAGGACCCAAGACTGAAGCAATTGTGGATCGAATACGGTGACGATGTGTGCAATGCAGTGAAGACCGCTCTGAGCGAAGTAAACGAGTACAATGCGAGCGGAAGGTATGTGGTGTCAGAGCTGTGGAATTTCAGGAAAAATCGTAAGGCGACAATGAAAGAGGTGCTGAGGTTCATCTTCCAGCAGATGGAGGTGCCTGGCAAGCGCAGGAGGGGATGA
- the LOC123441590 gene encoding AT-hook motif nuclear-localized protein 16-like has product MATAAAATTAAPDKLRQPCRPRPAAPISSSKNRVPKAPVVIAHECPSAMRAHVLEVPAGRDVLSSVAAFARRGRCGALVLGAAGHVADVVLREPALVLRGTTEILSLAGCFFPSPAASAAGVAVFLAGPRGSVLGGAVAEGGLVAAGPVVVMVATFVAAAIDRLPLVKGDESSKADGSDVHGVAEQWRCGGKPVQQQCGWAPLCRKLGAKS; this is encoded by the coding sequence ATGGCCACTGCAGCTGCCGCAACGACGGCCGCTCCGGACAAGCTCCGGCAGCCGTGCAGGCCGAGGCCGGCGGCGCCGATCTCCTCCTCCAAGAACCGCGTGCCCAAGGCGCCGGTGGTGATCGCGCACGAGTGCCCCAGTGCGATGCGCGCCCACGTCCTGGAGGTGCCCGCCGGGCGCGACGTCCTGTCGTCCGTCGCGGCGTTCGCGCGGCGCGGGCGCTGCGGCGCGCTGGTGCTGGGCGCGGCCGGGCACGTCGCGGACGTCGTGCTCAGGGAGCCGGCGCTGGTGCTCCGTGGCACGACGGAGATCCTGAGCCTGGCAGGGTGCTTCTTCCCGTCTCCCGCGGCGTCAGCGGCGGGCGTCGCTGTGTTCCTGGCAGGGCCGCGAGGCAGCGTGCTGGGCGGCGCCGTCGCGGAGGGAGGGCTCGTCGCCGCcggtccggtggtggtgatggtggccaCGTTTGTCGCGGCTGCGATCGACCGGTTGCCGCTGGTGAAGGGGGACGAATCCTCCAAGGCGGACGGGAGCGACGTGCACGGCGTGGCCGAACAATGGCGGTGCGGTGGCAAGCCGGTGCAGCAACAGTGCGGGTGGGCGCCGCTGTGCCGGAAGCTGGGCGCCAAGAGCTGA